The Terriglobia bacterium genome contains the following window.
CGCCCCGGGCGAGGCGGTCGCGGTCTCCCTGGACCGGGCGGAGATCCGGGAGGGAGCAGAGGTGAGGATCGCGGGCGAGACCCTCAAGTGATCGGCCTCCGCGGAGTATCGCGGGTGTACCACGTTGGCGGGCGCCCGGTGCACGCCCTCCGCGACGTGGATCTCGAGATCGCCGCGGGCGCGTACGTTTCGGTCATGGGTCCTTCCGGCTCCGGGAAGTCCACCCTTCTGAACGTCCTCGGCTGCCTCGACCGGCCGACCGCCGGCTCGTACGTCCTAGACGGGCAGGAAGTCGCGAAGCTCGACGAGCGGGCGCTGTCGAGGGTCCGCCGGCACAAGATCGGCTTCGTGTTCCAGGCGTTCCACCTCGTGCCGCGGATGACCGCCGCCTCGAACGTCGAGCTTCCCATGATGTTCGCGGGGGTCGACCGCTCCCTGCGCGCGCGGCGCGTCGATGAAGCGCTCCGATCGGTGGGGCTTTCCGGGCGCGCCCATCACCGCCCCGACCAGCTCTCCGGAGGGGAGCGGCAGCGGGTCGCGATCGCGCGGGCCGTGGTGATGGGCCCTTCGATCCTCCTCGCCGACGAGCCCACGGGAAACCTCGACACCGTCTCGGGGGCCGAGGTGGTCGGTCTCCTCGAGCGCATGAACGCGGGGGGGCTCACCCTCATCGTCGTGTCCCACGATCCTTCCATCGGCCGCCGGGCGAGCCGCCAGGTCCGTCTCGCCGACGGCGCGGTCGAAGCGGGGGACGGGACGGCCCCGGGATCGGCGCCGTGAGCCTCGAGATCCGCGGGTGGCGCGCGACGCTCCTGGCCGCGGTGCTCCTTGCGGCGGCGACGTTCGCGGTCTACCTCCCCTCTCTCGGCAACGGGTTCATCGACTCGTACGACGACGCCGACTACGTCACGAACAACCCGGTGGTAGAGAGGGGGCTGACCGCGGAAGGCCTCGTCTGGGCGTTCACGCGCTGGCACTCGGCCAACTGGCATCCCCTCACCTGGATCTCCCACATGGTCGATTGCGCGATGTACGGCCTCGACCCGTGGGGCCACCATCTCACGAGCCTCCTCCTCCACGCCGCCAACGCGGTCCTCTTGCTGCTCCTCCTCGACCGCGCCACCGGGCGCACGTGGCGGAGCGCGGCCGTCGCGGGCCTGTTCGCGGTCCACCCCCTCCACGTCGAGTCGGTGGCCTGGGTGGCCGAGCGCAAGGACGTCCTGAGCGCGTTCTTCGCGCTCCTCGCTGCGCTGGCGTACGTCGGTTGGACCCGTGAGCGCGGGCGCGGTCGCTACGCGCTGGTCGTCGGGCTCTACGCCCTGGCGCTGATGTCGAAGCCGATGGTGGTCACGCTCCCGTTCGTCCTCGTCCTCCTCGACGACTGGCCCCTCGGGAGGATGGGGCCGACCGGGAAGGGAACCACGCTCGCGCGAGCGCTCGTTCCCCGCCTCCGGGAGAAGGCGCCGCTCCTCGCGCTGGCGGCGCTGTCTTGCGTCATCACCTACCAGGTCCAGCTGGCGGCGGGTGCCGTGACCTTCCTCGAGAGCCTGCCGTTCCCGGCCCGACTCGCCAACGCCCTCCTTGCGTACGTCCGGTACGCCGGCCTGATGGTGGTGCCGACCGACCTCGCGGTGCTCTACCCCTACCCGGACGCGGGCATCCCGCCCTCTGAGGTGCTCGGCTCGGCGGCGGCGATCTTGGCCGCGACGGCCCTCGCGATCCGGTTCGGTCGCCGGCTCCCGTACCTGCCGGTCGGCTGGTTCTGGTACCTCGGTACCCTCGTGCCCGTGATCGGCCTCGTCCAGGTCGGGCTCCAGTCCATCGCGAACCGGTACACCTACCTCCCGCTGGTCGGCCTGTTCCTGATCGTGGTGTGGGGAGCGGCGGACCTCGCCGAGCGCATCCCGAGTCGAGCGCGGACGCCCGCGCTGGCCGTCTCCGCTGTCGCCGCGATGCTCGCGCTCGGCGGAGCGGCGCGAGTCGAGACCCGGTACTTCAGGGACAGCATCGTCCTCTTCGAGAGGACGCTTGCGATCACCTCGAACAACGCCCACGCCCAATACAACCTGGGAGCCGCCCTGGCGCGGCGGGGCGACGTCGACCAGGCCATCGCCCACTATCGCGAAGCAGTGCGCATCGATCCGGGCCTCGCCGCGTCCTGGAGCAGCCTGGGCGGCGCGCTCCTCGAGCAGGGCAAGGCCCGGGAGGCGATCGCTCCGATCGAGGAGTCGCTCCGCCTGAACCCCCGGGCCGCGAAGGCGCAGTACAACTTCGGGTTGGCGCTGGCCGACCTCGGGAGGACGGACGAAGCGGTCGCCCGATACGGCGAGGCGCTGAGGCTCCTTCCGGAGTTTCCGGAGGCGCACTACAGCCTCGCGGTGATCCGGCTCCGCCAGGGGAAGTGGGACGCCGCGATCGGCGAGTTCTCCGCCGCCCTTCGCTCGAAGCCCGAATTCGCGGAGGCGAGCCTCGGCCTCGGCAGCGCCCTCGTCGGGGCCGGCCGGCCCGCGGAGGGACTGGCGCACCTTTCCGAAGCCGTTCGGTTGAAGCCGGCCGACGGGAGGTACCGCTTCGAGCTCGCGCGCGCGAAGGCGCTCGTGGGGGACTTCGCCGGGGCGCTGGGCGACGCCCGAGAGGCCCGGCGCCTGGGTTACGAGGTGTCGCCTGCGCTCCTGGCCGAGATCGAGGCCAGGGCCAAGGCCCCGCGATAGGAGTCGAGCTTGGGCCTCGGCGACCTCCTCCGGTTCGCGGGCGGCGCCCTCCTGGGCCACCGATTGAGGACCGGCCTCTCGCTGCTGGGCGTCGCGATCGGCGTCGCGGCCGTCACGGTCCTCACCAGCCTCGGCGAGGGGGCGAGGCTCTACGTGACCGGCGAGTTCGCCTCGCTCGGGAGCAATCTCCTGATCCTCGTTCCGGGGAAGACCGAGACCACCGGGGTCGCGCCGATCCTCGGCGGAACGGTCCACGAGCTGACGCTCGAGGACGTGGAGGCGCTCCCCCGCCGGATCCCGCTGGTGCGACGGGTCGCGCCGCTCTCGGTGGGAACGGCCACCGCGCGCGCGGGGGAGCGGAGCCGCGAGATCACGGTGGTCGGCACCACCCGGGAGATGCTCGGAGTCCGCCACCTGAGGATCGGGGTGGGCCGCTACCTACCGGACGTCGAGGCGTCCCGCGCGCCCCGGGTGTGCGTCCTCGGAGCCAAGGTCCAGCGGGAGCTCTACCCCGAGCGAAATCCGCTGGGGGAGCTGCTCCGGATCGGCGACGAGCGCTACCGGGTGATCGGGGTCATGGTGCCGCGCGGGACCTCGCTCGGCATCGACCTCGACGAGGCCGTCCACGTCCCCGTGGTGCCCGTGATGAAGTTGTTCAACCGGCGGGGGCTCTTCCGGGCGCTGCTCGAGATCTCGTCCCATGACCGGATCGAGGAGGCCAAGGGGGAGGTCCTCCGCGTCCTCAAAGAGCGCCACGACGGGATCGAGGACGTGACCGTGTTCACCCAGGACGCCGTTCTCGCCACGTTCGGGCGAATCCTGTGGGTCTTGACGGCGGCGCTCGCGGGGATCGCGGCGATCTCCCTCTCGGTCGCCGGCATCGGGATCATGAACGTGATGCTCGTGTCGGTCAGCGAGCGGACCCGAGAGGTGGGGCTCCTGAAGGCCCTGGGAGCGACGGAGGGACAGATCTTGCGCGCCTTCCTCGCGGAGGCCGCGCTGATCTCGGGCTCGGGCGGAGCGGTCGGCCTCGCCGCGGGATTTGCCGGCAATCGCCTCCTCATGGCGCTCTACCCCGCCTTTCTCCTGACGCCTCCCGAGTGGGCGGTCGCGGGGGCCGTCGCGGTCTCGCTCCTGGTCGGGACCGTGTTCGGAGCGCTCCCCGCGCGGCGGGCGTCGCGGCTCGATCCGGTGGCCGCGCTGGCCGGGAGGTGACGGTGGCGCCCGGGGACGTCCTGCGCCTCGCGTGGGGCTCGATCGCCGCTCACCGGCTCCGGTCGGGGCTCACCATGCTCGGGATCCTGATCGGCATCGCCTCGGTCATCCTCCTCACGTCGATCGGGGAGGGCGCGCGGTCGTACATCGTCTCCGAGTTCACCCAGTTCGGGGCGAACACGCTCGCGATCCAGCCGGGTAAGATCAAGACTACGGGAATCCCCGGCTCGGTGGTGGGCACCGTCCGCAAGCTGACCCTGGACGACGCCCAAGCGCTCCTCCGCGTTCGCGGCGTCGAGAAGTACGTGGCGCTCTCCATGGGTATGGCGCGGGTCGAGGCGAGGGAGAGAGGGCGGAGCGTGTTCGTGTACGGGGTGACTCCGGACGTCCCGGACGTGTGGAAGTTCCGGATACGGCAGGGACGATTCCTCCCGGCCGGAGATCCGTCCCGGGCGGCTTCGGTGGCGGTCCTCGGGCCGACGTTGAAGCGGGAGATCTTCGGCGAGACCAACGCTCTGGGCGAGCACGTGAGGATCGGCGGCCGGCGCTTCGTAGTCATCGGCGTGATGGAGCCGAAGGGGCGCTTCCTCAACTTCGACTTGGACGACACCGCGTACGTCCCGGTGGCCTCGGCCCAGCGCCTCTTCAACCGGGACGACCTCGTCGAGATCGACGTCCTGTTCTCGAGCCGCATGGACGCGACGCCCGTGGTCGCCGGGATCCGAAGGGCCCTGATGGGGCGCCACGGCGGGGAGGAGGACTTCACCATCGTCACGCAGACCGAGATGCTCGACGTCCTCGGCCGGGTGATCGGGATCGTCGGCTTCGCCGTCGCGGGGATCGGGGCGATCTCCCTCCTCGTCGGCTCGATCGGGATCCTGACCATGATGTGGATCACCGTGAACGAGCGAACGCTCGAGATCGGTCTCGTCAAGGCTCTCGGCGCCGAGCCGGGTCAGATCCTGACACTGTTCCTCCTGGAGGCCTCGGCCCTGTCTCTCTCGGGCGGTCTCCTCGGCGTCGCCGCCGGGCTGGGCATCGCGCGCCTGCTGAGGTGGGCGGTGCCCGGTCTGCCGGTCGTGACCCCGCTCCGGTTCGTCGCGGCCGCGCTCGCGGCCAGCATCGCGGTGGGGCTCCTGAGCGGCGTCCTCCCCGCCCGCCGCGCCGCGGCCCTCGAACCATGCGACGCGCTGCGGGCGGAATGACGATCGGAGTTCCCGGGCCTCGCCCGAATCCCCGCCCCTGTTCGGCTGACCCGCGCCGGTGCTACGATGCGCTCCACCCCCCATCCGGAGCCGAGTGGGCCCACCGATGAAGGGACCCTCATGACGAACCTCAGCGAAAGCAGGAAGATCCTGTCCGGCAACGAGGCGATCGCCCACGCGGCGTGGGCGGGCGGCGTCGAGCTGGCCTCCGCCTACCCCGGCACCCCGAGCACCGAGATCCTCGAGAACGTCGCGAAGTTCAAGGAGATCTACTGCGAGTGGGCGGTCAACGAGAAGGTCGGGATGGAGGTCGTCATCGGGGCCTCCTTCGCCGGCGCCCGCTGCCTCACCGCCATGAAGCACGTCGGGCTCAACGTCGCCCTCGACCCGCTGATGACCTTCGCGTACATCGGCGCCAACGGGGGGATGGTGGTGGTCACCGCGGACGATCCCGGCATGCACAGCTCGCAGAACGAGCAGGACAACCGCAACATCGCCCGTTTCGGCAAGATGCCGCTGCTCGAGCCGTCCGACAGCCAGGACTGCTACGACATGGTCCGGGTCGCGCTCGACCTCTCGGAGGAGTTCGAGGTCCCGGTCCTGGTCAGGACCACGACCCGAGTCTCCCACTCCTCCGGGGTCGTGGAGCTCGGCCGGCTCGACCGCAGGCCCCGCGGCGAGCGTCGGTACAAGAAGGACATCACGAGGAACATCCCCGTCCCGATGTTCGCGCGAGTGATGAGGACCCGCCTCGAGGACAAGCTCCGCCGCCTGGCCGAGTACGCGGAGACGAGCCCGCTTGAGAGGGTCGAGCGCGGGAGCCGGGTCGGGATCGTGACCTCGGGGATCGGCTACGCGTACGCGAGGGAGGCCTTCCCCGACGCGTCCTTCCTGAAGCTCGGGATGACGCATCCCCTTCCCGAGCGCAAGGTGCGGGAGTTCGCCTCGAC
Protein-coding sequences here:
- a CDS encoding ABC transporter ATP-binding protein; translation: MIGLRGVSRVYHVGGRPVHALRDVDLEIAAGAYVSVMGPSGSGKSTLLNVLGCLDRPTAGSYVLDGQEVAKLDERALSRVRRHKIGFVFQAFHLVPRMTAASNVELPMMFAGVDRSLRARRVDEALRSVGLSGRAHHRPDQLSGGERQRVAIARAVVMGPSILLADEPTGNLDTVSGAEVVGLLERMNAGGLTLIVVSHDPSIGRRASRQVRLADGAVEAGDGTAPGSAP
- a CDS encoding tetratricopeptide repeat protein encodes the protein MSLEIRGWRATLLAAVLLAAATFAVYLPSLGNGFIDSYDDADYVTNNPVVERGLTAEGLVWAFTRWHSANWHPLTWISHMVDCAMYGLDPWGHHLTSLLLHAANAVLLLLLLDRATGRTWRSAAVAGLFAVHPLHVESVAWVAERKDVLSAFFALLAALAYVGWTRERGRGRYALVVGLYALALMSKPMVVTLPFVLVLLDDWPLGRMGPTGKGTTLARALVPRLREKAPLLALAALSCVITYQVQLAAGAVTFLESLPFPARLANALLAYVRYAGLMVVPTDLAVLYPYPDAGIPPSEVLGSAAAILAATALAIRFGRRLPYLPVGWFWYLGTLVPVIGLVQVGLQSIANRYTYLPLVGLFLIVVWGAADLAERIPSRARTPALAVSAVAAMLALGGAARVETRYFRDSIVLFERTLAITSNNAHAQYNLGAALARRGDVDQAIAHYREAVRIDPGLAASWSSLGGALLEQGKAREAIAPIEESLRLNPRAAKAQYNFGLALADLGRTDEAVARYGEALRLLPEFPEAHYSLAVIRLRQGKWDAAIGEFSAALRSKPEFAEASLGLGSALVGAGRPAEGLAHLSEAVRLKPADGRYRFELARAKALVGDFAGALGDAREARRLGYEVSPALLAEIEARAKAPR
- a CDS encoding ABC transporter permease yields the protein MGLGDLLRFAGGALLGHRLRTGLSLLGVAIGVAAVTVLTSLGEGARLYVTGEFASLGSNLLILVPGKTETTGVAPILGGTVHELTLEDVEALPRRIPLVRRVAPLSVGTATARAGERSREITVVGTTREMLGVRHLRIGVGRYLPDVEASRAPRVCVLGAKVQRELYPERNPLGELLRIGDERYRVIGVMVPRGTSLGIDLDEAVHVPVVPVMKLFNRRGLFRALLEISSHDRIEEAKGEVLRVLKERHDGIEDVTVFTQDAVLATFGRILWVLTAALAGIAAISLSVAGIGIMNVMLVSVSERTREVGLLKALGATEGQILRAFLAEAALISGSGGAVGLAAGFAGNRLLMALYPAFLLTPPEWAVAGAVAVSLLVGTVFGALPARRASRLDPVAALAGR
- a CDS encoding ABC transporter permease; its protein translation is MLGILIGIASVILLTSIGEGARSYIVSEFTQFGANTLAIQPGKIKTTGIPGSVVGTVRKLTLDDAQALLRVRGVEKYVALSMGMARVEARERGRSVFVYGVTPDVPDVWKFRIRQGRFLPAGDPSRAASVAVLGPTLKREIFGETNALGEHVRIGGRRFVVIGVMEPKGRFLNFDLDDTAYVPVASAQRLFNRDDLVEIDVLFSSRMDATPVVAGIRRALMGRHGGEEDFTIVTQTEMLDVLGRVIGIVGFAVAGIGAISLLVGSIGILTMMWITVNERTLEIGLVKALGAEPGQILTLFLLEASALSLSGGLLGVAAGLGIARLLRWAVPGLPVVTPLRFVAAALAASIAVGLLSGVLPARRAAALEPCDALRAE